In a single window of the Acidobacteriota bacterium genome:
- a CDS encoding 4Fe-4S cluster-binding domain-containing protein: MSKEITFLLEPDCGKLTIEVSGISPDALTALRDDLGSSHNVNCGKPSKSDSDLPTDLNHFSMDARNSIWLYRIYHNSVVDGPGRRSVIQVAGCSIRCPGCYVPETHNRHNGKLVSISSIFDEISSKRHENDGVTIMGGEPFDQANPVAELVSRLKRHNLHVVVYTGNTVEELIKKRDSSIDYILDHIDLLIDGPFESSLAFDAGKYRGSSNQRLLRQK, translated from the coding sequence ATGAGCAAAGAAATTACGTTCCTGCTTGAACCCGACTGTGGGAAATTAACGATCGAAGTCTCAGGCATTTCCCCCGATGCACTTACCGCTTTAAGAGACGACCTTGGTTCATCCCACAATGTGAATTGCGGAAAGCCTTCCAAAAGCGATTCCGATTTACCAACGGACCTTAATCATTTCTCGATGGATGCTCGAAATTCCATATGGCTTTATCGGATATATCACAATTCCGTAGTCGACGGTCCCGGTCGTAGAAGCGTAATTCAAGTTGCCGGATGTTCAATTCGCTGTCCCGGCTGTTACGTTCCCGAAACCCACAATCGACATAACGGGAAGTTGGTGTCGATTTCTTCAATTTTCGATGAGATCAGCTCAAAACGCCACGAGAATGACGGAGTTACTATCATGGGCGGCGAGCCGTTTGATCAGGCTAATCCCGTGGCTGAGCTTGTATCAAGACTAAAACGCCACAATCTCCACGTTGTAGTCTACACGGGCAATACCGTCGAGGAATTAATAAAAAAGAGAGACTCAAGTATCGATTACATACTCGACCACATCGATCTGTTGATAGATGGTCCTTTTGAATCATCATTAGCCTTTGATGCCGGGAAGTATCGAGGGTCATCAAATCAGCGTTTACTCCGACAGAAATAA
- a CDS encoding PepSY domain-containing protein: MTKKVNAMLIGMLAVVVAAGGAFVISAQSGKDNERQDEKIKYRSSIQVADDKNEKEESEEANESSEDDEANETGEKGEANESEVEDQAEVAESARLQSMATITPEQAKSAALAQVPGTVVKVELENEDGNVVYGVEIKTADGEHDVKVDAGNGKVLHAEKGDGEDDDND; this comes from the coding sequence ATGACTAAAAAAGTAAACGCAATGTTAATCGGTATGTTGGCTGTCGTTGTGGCGGCTGGCGGGGCTTTCGTAATCTCGGCACAGTCGGGCAAAGACAACGAACGTCAGGACGAAAAGATAAAATATCGTTCGAGCATTCAGGTTGCCGACGACAAGAACGAGAAAGAAGAGTCCGAAGAAGCCAACGAATCGTCAGAAGATGACGAGGCGAACGAGACAGGCGAAAAGGGCGAGGCTAACGAGTCGGAAGTCGAAGATCAGGCCGAGGTCGCCGAAAGCGCACGCCTTCAATCCATGGCGACGATTACCCCCGAACAAGCGAAAAGTGCCGCACTAGCGCAGGTTCCGGGAACTGTCGTGAAAGTTGAACTCGAAAACGAAGACGGCAATGTCGTTTACGGCGTCGAGATCAAAACCGCCGACGGCGAGCATGACGTAAAAGTCGATGCTGGAAATGGCAAAGTCTTGCATGCTGAGAAAGGCGACGGTGAAGACGACGATAACGACTAA
- a CDS encoding response regulator transcription factor, with product MRVLLVEDDIRIAAFVAKGLRENSYAVDIASDGDEATYMASINSYDLFILDINLPKKDGFDVCRELRENGSKQPVLMLTARDAIDDRISGLDIGADDYLTKPFEFRELLARLRALLRRQNEIRSPQIYIADLQIDTMSRTVQRAGKQIELTTKEYSLIEFLAINKGKVVGREEISEHVWDDSFDPFSNLIEVYIKRLRTKLDEGYDVQLIQTRRGSGYILNDV from the coding sequence ATGAGAGTTCTTCTCGTTGAGGATGACATTCGGATCGCGGCTTTTGTGGCGAAAGGTCTGCGCGAAAATTCGTATGCGGTCGATATTGCATCCGACGGGGACGAAGCGACTTACATGGCTTCAATAAATAGCTACGACCTTTTTATCCTCGACATCAATTTGCCTAAGAAGGATGGTTTCGATGTTTGTCGCGAGCTTCGCGAAAATGGTAGTAAACAACCAGTTCTTATGCTTACTGCTCGCGATGCTATTGACGACAGAATTTCGGGCCTTGATATTGGTGCGGACGATTATCTGACAAAGCCGTTTGAGTTTCGCGAGCTTCTTGCTCGGTTGCGTGCATTGCTACGACGGCAAAATGAAATTCGCTCTCCACAAATATACATCGCCGATCTGCAAATCGACACGATGTCCCGAACGGTTCAAAGAGCCGGAAAGCAAATCGAACTAACGACGAAGGAATATTCACTCATCGAGTTTCTGGCAATCAACAAAGGTAAAGTAGTTGGACGCGAAGAAATTTCAGAGCATGTTTGGGACGATTCATTCGATCCGTTTTCCAATCTCATTGAGGTCTATATTAAACGCCTCAGAACCAAGCTTGACGAAGGTTATGATGTTCAGCTTATCCAAACACGTCGCGGCTCGGGTTATATTTTGAATGATGTTTAG
- a CDS encoding Mov34/MPN/PAD-1 family protein, whose product MDRRNEFIGHRIAKERFEPVEAILYEYLLAGNGVLLRSQREEFTVSVPLFFREIKGLPTGFLGIRWHKPKVPSRVWDEICKHARISNSKENFREELYLVYWDSERYAWQWSTSSRDRTYASTIADDRRPEYSEACIEIHTHPDGAYQFSTADDRDESGKFRVFGLIADVHDKPKIRFRCGIYDHLVPIPFSWVGQLPCGVVDLNEVEALLQMML is encoded by the coding sequence ATGGACAGACGAAACGAGTTTATCGGCCATCGGATCGCAAAAGAACGATTCGAGCCGGTAGAAGCAATTCTTTACGAGTATCTTCTTGCCGGCAACGGCGTGCTTCTAAGATCTCAGCGTGAGGAATTTACGGTTTCAGTTCCTCTGTTTTTCAGAGAGATAAAGGGCCTTCCAACCGGATTTCTAGGTATTAGATGGCATAAGCCGAAGGTGCCAAGTCGGGTATGGGACGAAATTTGCAAACACGCCCGGATCTCCAACTCGAAGGAGAATTTTAGAGAAGAACTTTATCTTGTCTACTGGGATAGCGAGCGATACGCGTGGCAGTGGAGTACGTCGAGCAGGGACAGGACATATGCCTCGACCATCGCCGATGATAGACGGCCCGAATACTCCGAGGCCTGCATCGAGATTCATACGCACCCAGATGGGGCATACCAGTTCAGTACTGCAGATGACCGCGACGAATCGGGAAAGTTCCGCGTCTTCGGGCTCATTGCAGACGTCCACGATAAACCAAAGATCAGATTCCGCTGCGGGATCTATGATCATCTTGTTCCTATTCCCTTTTCCTGGGTCGGACAATTGCCGTGTGGCGTTGTCGATCTGAATGAAGTCGAAGCTTTGCTTCAGATGATGTTGTGA
- a CDS encoding DUF1257 domain-containing protein — MSKYMTFDSQSFPNRDLLLEALSECGFASPTVGTDLALEGWDKRDPQTADIVIRRREVPGRSLLGDIGFRRTSKGYVAVIDDMDLNHHLGKDFVIRLQNSYHEAAARKMAKKLGGTLVKERNGKTLKIRIEY, encoded by the coding sequence ATGAGTAAATACATGACATTCGACTCTCAGTCATTCCCGAATCGTGACCTGCTTCTCGAAGCCTTGTCCGAATGCGGATTCGCATCTCCAACTGTAGGAACTGACCTAGCACTTGAGGGATGGGATAAACGCGATCCACAAACGGCCGACATCGTGATCAGGCGTCGCGAGGTGCCTGGACGATCTCTTCTAGGAGACATCGGCTTTCGGAGAACGTCAAAAGGCTATGTTGCCGTTATCGACGATATGGATCTGAATCACCATCTAGGAAAAGATTTCGTGATCCGGCTTCAGAATAGCTATCACGAAGCGGCAGCAAGAAAGATGGCGAAGAAACTCGGCGGCACGCTCGTGAAGGAACGCAACGGCAAGACTCTCAAGATACGCATTGAATACTAA
- a CDS encoding heavy metal sensor histidine kinase yields MMFSSIRVKLTLFYICVLALIVGAFALITYSSFVSVLRQETDENLTEMAQTLSASIKAEQNDGEALRKPDEIVKESLGEFRFRDYQFAVFTNDDRFIASTTENKLPSDLSSIDKEKFGDVSIKGTPFRTHVLPFHVENHNYKLYVFHSLEDEIALDARIRRTFYLIAPLLLLFAGLGGYFLVRESLKPIAAIGDRAKQITAANLHERLPVANAKDEIGNLAIVFNELLDRLDVEFDRQRRFMADASHELRTPLAIIRGESEVALSKDSRSSTDYQESLHVVNDESKRLSKIVEDLFTLARADSGNLKANLDNLYLDELVSDCVRLIRTLANKRNLTIEFNGEETQIKGDEALLRRLFLNLLDNAVKYNVDGGSIKINVGQNTVTISNTGDEIPKDQQKSIFDRFYRVEKSRTQMNDTMMSGAGLGLSIAKRIAELHHVKLEYSRNDNEENVFVITFPV; encoded by the coding sequence ATGATGTTTAGCTCAATCCGCGTAAAACTCACGCTTTTTTATATCTGCGTTTTGGCGCTTATCGTTGGCGCTTTCGCATTGATTACATATTCGTCGTTCGTAAGTGTCTTGCGTCAGGAAACGGATGAGAATCTGACGGAGATGGCCCAAACTCTCTCTGCGTCGATCAAGGCAGAACAAAACGACGGCGAAGCTCTACGAAAACCCGATGAAATTGTCAAAGAATCTCTTGGCGAGTTTCGGTTTCGCGATTACCAATTTGCAGTCTTTACAAACGACGACAGATTTATCGCGTCCACAACGGAAAACAAACTTCCGTCCGATTTATCGTCAATAGACAAGGAGAAGTTCGGCGATGTTTCCATCAAAGGCACGCCGTTCCGGACACATGTTTTGCCGTTTCATGTTGAAAACCACAACTACAAACTCTACGTCTTTCACTCACTCGAAGATGAGATAGCCCTCGATGCTCGAATCCGCCGAACATTTTATTTGATCGCTCCATTGCTTTTGTTATTCGCAGGTCTTGGCGGTTATTTCCTTGTTCGCGAGAGTCTAAAACCCATTGCCGCAATCGGTGACCGGGCAAAACAAATTACCGCCGCAAATCTACACGAACGCCTCCCTGTAGCCAATGCTAAAGACGAGATCGGCAACCTCGCGATAGTATTTAATGAATTGTTAGATCGTTTGGATGTTGAATTTGATCGTCAGCGCAGATTTATGGCTGATGCGTCGCACGAACTGCGGACGCCGCTCGCCATTATTCGTGGAGAATCCGAAGTTGCATTGTCAAAAGACAGCCGCAGCTCAACCGATTACCAGGAATCCCTTCACGTGGTTAATGATGAAAGCAAGCGTCTCTCAAAGATCGTCGAAGACCTTTTCACACTTGCCAGAGCCGATTCCGGAAACCTAAAAGCGAATCTCGACAATTTATACCTTGATGAGCTTGTTTCCGACTGTGTTCGCCTAATCCGCACTCTCGCCAATAAAAGAAACTTGACCATCGAGTTTAACGGCGAAGAAACACAGATCAAGGGCGACGAAGCTCTCTTGCGCCGTTTGTTTCTAAATCTTTTGGACAATGCTGTGAAATACAACGTCGACGGCGGTTCTATCAAGATCAATGTTGGTCAAAATACCGTCACTATCTCGAACACCGGCGACGAGATTCCCAAAGATCAGCAAAAGTCTATCTTTGACCGATTCTACCGCGTCGAAAAATCCCGCACTCAAATGAACGACACAATGATGAGCGGCGCCGGGCTTGGCCTGTCGATCGCAAAACGAATTGCCGAACTTCACCATGTAAAGCTGGAATATTCCCGAAACGATAACGAAGAGAATGTGTTCGTTATTACTTTTCCGGTCTAA
- a CDS encoding AAA family ATPase translates to MSEIEAGADSIRKFLHELDIRIRARYPLIAINTFEEDRVREALLDLVFQDRHKEKPLYYWSRPSGLQKVVDPKEGLLNTPQTIGDTEDPESLLGFISEQKTGIFLLCDYAPYILPYGQEDPLLVRRLREIAWKLKSTKATVLFVGPNFPELKTLEKEVTQIELDLPRESEIEDSIGLQFENLRANGLDISLTKETQDALQQSLLGLTAVEISNVVAKAVISCNGLNQDSINVILEEKKNVIRGSGSLTYVHPEPVSNLGGYQSLRAILERAAYTFSPRAKARHVEPCKGILLVGLPGCGKDLCKRVASSITNRALLDLDFGSIMGEGGGVIGSSAMSIKRALSIAGTIKGILGISEFEKAVSGMKSSNKTDGGETARTISYLLNWMQDNQDVLVFATANDVRELESEQFRIGRFSYIHFVDLPEIEDRKEIFRVHLKKRALDAEHFDLEKLVEKSKDFSGAEIEGAVQDGVLEAFIDGDRQAETRDIIKAAENITPTAQMMSEKIEEIRKWARNNIKGVGSRIDNTGLTANRTERIYEL, encoded by the coding sequence ATGTCTGAAATAGAAGCCGGAGCCGACAGCATCCGCAAGTTCCTGCACGAGCTCGATATTCGCATTCGAGCCCGTTACCCGCTCATAGCTATCAATACATTCGAGGAAGACCGCGTAAGAGAGGCGTTGCTCGATCTTGTCTTTCAAGATCGGCATAAGGAAAAGCCTCTCTACTATTGGAGCCGCCCGAGCGGTCTACAGAAGGTCGTCGATCCGAAAGAGGGACTACTAAACACTCCGCAAACGATCGGCGATACGGAAGATCCCGAAAGCCTTCTTGGCTTTATTAGCGAACAGAAGACCGGCATTTTCCTGTTGTGTGATTACGCACCCTATATCTTACCCTATGGGCAGGAAGATCCTTTGCTGGTTCGACGTCTTCGTGAGATCGCCTGGAAACTGAAATCGACGAAAGCTACCGTTCTGTTCGTAGGGCCAAACTTTCCCGAACTAAAAACACTTGAAAAGGAAGTAACGCAGATAGAACTCGACCTTCCGAGGGAGTCGGAGATCGAAGATTCGATAGGACTTCAGTTTGAGAACCTTCGTGCCAATGGTCTCGATATTAGCCTCACGAAAGAAACTCAGGACGCATTGCAGCAGTCTCTCCTTGGTCTAACAGCAGTCGAGATCAGCAATGTAGTTGCGAAGGCAGTCATCAGTTGCAACGGTCTGAATCAGGACTCGATCAATGTCATTCTTGAAGAAAAGAAGAATGTCATACGCGGTAGCGGATCATTGACCTATGTGCATCCTGAACCGGTAAGCAACTTAGGCGGCTACCAATCGCTTCGAGCCATCCTCGAACGCGCAGCCTACACATTCAGCCCACGAGCAAAAGCACGACATGTCGAACCGTGCAAAGGCATACTGCTGGTCGGTCTTCCTGGTTGCGGAAAGGATCTCTGTAAACGTGTCGCTTCAAGCATCACGAACCGGGCTCTGCTAGATCTGGACTTCGGTTCGATCATGGGTGAGGGCGGCGGCGTCATCGGCTCATCCGCCATGTCGATTAAGCGGGCATTATCTATTGCAGGAACGATCAAAGGCATTCTCGGTATTAGTGAATTCGAGAAGGCTGTCTCAGGTATGAAGTCGTCGAACAAGACCGACGGCGGCGAAACGGCACGAACTATCTCTTATCTCCTTAATTGGATGCAGGACAACCAGGATGTTCTTGTATTCGCAACTGCCAACGATGTCCGCGAACTCGAATCCGAACAGTTCAGAATCGGTAGATTCTCATATATCCACTTCGTCGATCTTCCCGAAATAGAGGACCGAAAAGAGATATTCCGGGTTCACCTTAAGAAAAGAGCACTTGACGCCGAGCACTTTGATCTTGAGAAACTCGTAGAAAAGAGCAAGGACTTTTCAGGTGCCGAGATTGAGGGTGCAGTACAAGACGGGGTTCTTGAAGCTTTTATTGACGGTGACCGGCAGGCCGAAACCCGCGACATTATTAAAGCGGCCGAGAACATTACACCAACCGCTCAGATGATGAGCGAGAAGATCGAAGAGATCCGAAAATGGGCCCGGAACAATATCAAGGGCGTCGGCTCTCGAATCGATAATACCGGCCTTACCGCAAACCGCACCGAACGGATCTATGAACTCTAA
- a CDS encoding DUF2997 domain-containing protein codes for MPEIEFKIDTEQGTCETEIKGYQGAACEKAARHLKEILGDPSAERKKHEYFFKPRVKQTSKQR; via the coding sequence ATGCCCGAAATAGAATTTAAGATCGATACAGAGCAGGGAACCTGCGAAACCGAGATAAAAGGCTATCAAGGAGCTGCTTGTGAGAAAGCCGCAAGGCACCTAAAGGAAATTCTCGGTGATCCCTCCGCCGAAAGAAAAAAGCATGAATATTTCTTCAAGCCGCGCGTTAAACAGACGAGCAAACAAAGATGA
- a CDS encoding ThiF family adenylyltransferase codes for MDIDLRFSNATVVMPVEYNTLRFVVVGAGGTGSFVVPALARLIFELKEQQNKSAEMLIVDPDVVENGNIPRSNFCFAEVGRYKAQTLAERVSMAWGIETSFSCEKFDPDKHLKSSNSDYRNLTIIVGCVDNYLARREMHRALDEFRSYGDASRAWWIDGGNGKTSGQVLLGSTTKRLKPEQYFTGTSICRALPAPSLQHPDLLEPERIETKRDLSCPERVRLGEQSLNVNQRVAVEMVETLSAMLLTRDLRRSAVYFELESGTSRAVYCTPEQI; via the coding sequence ATGGATATCGATCTTAGGTTCTCGAACGCTACAGTTGTAATGCCGGTCGAATACAACACCCTTCGGTTCGTCGTTGTCGGTGCCGGTGGAACAGGTTCTTTCGTCGTTCCTGCTCTAGCCCGATTGATCTTCGAACTAAAGGAGCAGCAGAACAAATCCGCTGAAATGCTGATCGTTGACCCGGACGTTGTAGAGAACGGAAATATTCCGCGCAGCAATTTCTGCTTCGCTGAAGTTGGGCGGTACAAGGCACAGACATTAGCGGAACGAGTTTCTATGGCTTGGGGAATAGAAACAAGCTTTTCCTGTGAGAAGTTTGATCCCGACAAACATCTTAAAAGCTCGAATAGCGACTACCGGAATCTGACGATCATCGTCGGTTGCGTCGATAATTACCTTGCTCGACGAGAGATGCATCGAGCACTTGATGAGTTTCGAAGTTACGGTGATGCTTCGCGAGCCTGGTGGATAGACGGCGGAAACGGGAAGACATCCGGCCAAGTGTTACTCGGTTCCACGACCAAACGGTTAAAGCCAGAGCAGTACTTCACGGGAACTAGTATCTGCCGGGCACTCCCGGCACCGTCGCTTCAGCACCCCGATCTTCTTGAACCAGAAAGAATTGAAACCAAGCGTGATTTGTCGTGTCCCGAACGCGTTCGCCTTGGTGAACAAAGCCTGAACGTGAATCAGCGAGTGGCGGTTGAGATGGTCGAAACACTTTCAGCCATGCTTCTCACCAGGGATCTCCGACGGTCTGCGGTCTACTTTGAACTTGAGAGCGGTACGAGCCGCGCCGTTTACTGCACTCCGGAGCAAATTTAA
- a CDS encoding DUF1003 domain-containing protein, producing the protein MIQKVAEKRTVSRYPVDVKADDRTFGQRLADKVAVFGGSWTFIIIFGCILLFWAAMNTFVLSRYGDDFDPYPYILLNLFLSMLASIQAPIIMMSQNRQAAKDRLEATHDYEVNLKSELEIIRLHEKIDELRETQWSELIEISKKANRIPHSSSVNPRFYKVVIVGKRIPPKPADTNKKGSNNND; encoded by the coding sequence ATTATTCAGAAGGTGGCCGAGAAGCGCACCGTTTCCAGATATCCGGTTGATGTAAAGGCAGATGATAGAACATTCGGCCAGAGACTCGCTGACAAAGTCGCCGTGTTTGGCGGTTCGTGGACTTTTATCATTATTTTCGGTTGTATCCTGCTTTTTTGGGCCGCCATGAATACCTTTGTGTTGTCTCGCTATGGTGACGATTTTGATCCATACCCGTATATTTTGCTCAACCTGTTTCTTTCGATGCTAGCATCCATTCAGGCTCCGATAATCATGATGTCGCAAAATCGACAAGCCGCTAAAGACCGTCTCGAAGCTACCCACGACTACGAGGTAAACCTAAAATCCGAACTTGAGATCATCCGGCTCCACGAAAAGATTGACGAGCTTCGTGAAACACAATGGTCTGAGTTGATCGAAATATCGAAAAAGGCAAATAGAATCCCGCATTCATCTTCTGTTAATCCACGGTTTTATAAAGTTGTAATTGTCGGGAAAAGGATTCCACCTAAACCGGCAGATACCAATAAAAAAGGGAGTAACAATAATGACTAA
- a CDS encoding TolC family protein, with protein sequence MSTPVISRNSYRYLTILGLAVFILVNATSLRAQQTAASPEPTPVSSQIYIGQDGLNVERLIENAGSRRADLLAARQRLVIAEGRLLQAGLRPNPVFSTEYGSPRFLAGESEYNFSAGIEQTFELGGKRGKRRAVAELELQQVRTEIAAIERSIAVEIRRDYTRAIAAARQLDVVERLLVADAELLRVTEARLNEGDVAPLDLNLVRVESERLRVQRIEARNELETALLRIRTLIGFDVAEPLRLAPQSDRPPRLDMGLSELTAKALNDRADLRAARLSEQIGSAKLSLARAESSPNVTPSVRFSRSKVFTDLPSSAGGGIANNLDNELTFGVSIGIPVFNRNQGGIASATGEQVQAVRNREFLEATIKRDVAVAYSQYRAAAEKLVLFTTQIMPRAEANLQTVRAAYNAGEFSVFEVVNEQRRLNENVTNYNRALEEYYTTLTALEAAVGGALPPSAFMPGSTSVLPDSNAVPGQFNREEFLKSINESKTVRLSKLVTTKTKIEEEKK encoded by the coding sequence ATGAGCACACCGGTCATTTCGAGGAACAGCTACAGGTATTTGACGATACTGGGCCTCGCCGTATTCATTTTGGTTAATGCCACTTCCCTGCGGGCTCAGCAGACGGCCGCATCGCCTGAACCAACGCCGGTTTCGTCACAGATATATATCGGTCAGGACGGATTGAACGTCGAGCGTTTGATCGAAAATGCAGGCAGCCGACGTGCTGACCTGCTCGCGGCCCGACAGCGTCTGGTTATTGCAGAAGGGCGGTTGCTTCAAGCGGGATTGCGGCCAAACCCGGTCTTTAGCACCGAATACGGAAGCCCGCGATTTCTCGCCGGCGAGTCCGAATACAATTTCTCTGCCGGTATTGAGCAAACTTTCGAGCTCGGCGGCAAACGGGGAAAGCGGCGGGCCGTTGCGGAACTCGAACTCCAACAGGTGCGGACCGAGATCGCCGCGATCGAACGAAGCATTGCGGTTGAGATTCGACGGGACTATACCAGGGCCATCGCCGCCGCGAGGCAGCTCGACGTTGTAGAAAGACTGCTTGTCGCCGACGCGGAACTTCTACGAGTAACCGAAGCACGCCTGAACGAAGGTGACGTCGCACCGCTGGATTTGAATTTGGTCAGGGTCGAAAGCGAACGGCTTCGCGTTCAGCGGATCGAGGCGAGAAACGAACTGGAGACGGCTCTGCTGCGAATTCGAACGCTGATCGGGTTTGATGTCGCCGAACCGCTGCGTCTCGCTCCGCAAAGTGACCGTCCGCCGCGACTTGATATGGGCCTGAGTGAACTAACTGCCAAAGCTCTTAACGATCGGGCCGATCTTCGGGCGGCTCGGCTCAGCGAACAGATCGGTTCGGCAAAATTAAGTTTAGCCCGGGCCGAGTCTTCGCCGAATGTTACGCCGTCAGTTCGCTTTTCACGCTCCAAGGTTTTTACGGATCTGCCCTCATCCGCTGGGGGTGGAATCGCAAATAATCTCGATAACGAGCTTACGTTCGGCGTTTCGATCGGGATTCCGGTGTTCAACCGAAATCAGGGCGGCATTGCCTCCGCAACGGGCGAACAGGTTCAGGCGGTGCGAAATCGTGAGTTCTTAGAGGCAACTATCAAGCGCGATGTCGCCGTTGCTTACAGCCAGTACCGGGCCGCAGCGGAAAAGCTTGTTCTTTTCACAACTCAGATCATGCCGCGGGCAGAGGCAAATTTACAGACAGTCAGGGCGGCCTACAACGCGGGCGAGTTTTCGGTCTTTGAGGTTGTGAACGAACAGCGTCGCCTTAATGAGAATGTCACTAACTACAACCGTGCTTTAGAGGAATATTACACAACTTTGACCGCACTTGAGGCGGCCGTCGGCGGAGCACTGCCGCCTTCCGCGTTTATGCCGGGTTCTACGTCAGTTCTGCCGGATAGCAATGCCGTTCCGGGACAGTTCAATAGGGAAGAATTTTTGAAATCGATTAATGAAAGCAAGACTGTGCGTCTGAGCAAATTGGTTACTACTAAAACAAAGATAGAAGAGGAGAAAAAATGA
- a CDS encoding PepSY domain-containing protein, protein MNTRSITKFALFSFLILGVFGLSVANVSAQEKERGEKNERGERESKASSKLAKKAKITLAQAREIALREDNGKVESEELEKEHGKLVYSFDIRNATGTITEIWVDAKTGKVVHKSEENAEAEAKEKAADMKKKGKN, encoded by the coding sequence ATGAACACTCGATCAATTACAAAATTCGCCCTCTTTTCTTTTCTGATCCTTGGCGTGTTTGGACTTTCGGTTGCAAACGTTTCTGCTCAAGAGAAAGAACGCGGAGAGAAAAATGAACGCGGCGAACGTGAAAGCAAGGCAAGCTCTAAGCTCGCAAAGAAGGCGAAGATTACGCTTGCACAGGCTCGCGAGATCGCCTTGCGCGAAGACAATGGCAAGGTCGAGAGCGAGGAGCTCGAGAAAGAGCACGGCAAGCTCGTTTACTCGTTCGACATCCGCAACGCAACCGGCACTATCACCGAGATATGGGTCGATGCCAAAACCGGCAAGGTCGTCCATAAATCAGAGGAGAATGCCGAAGCCGAAGCCAAAGAGAAAGCTGCGGACATGAAGAAAAAGGGGAAAAACTAG